Proteins found in one Aneurinibacillus uraniidurans genomic segment:
- a CDS encoding nitroreductase family protein — protein MEATQNSVLHVMNERHSVRAYEKGHVISDAEIEEMLAVTSQAPSSWNLQHWKFLIIKSEEAKQKMLPIAYNQQQVVDSSFTVVVLGDLEADKNAERVYGEAVENGFMNEDVKNTLVGQIKNAYASSPTIARDEAILNASLAAMQLMLAAKAKGYDTCPIGGFDKQQCKKAFNVPDRYIPVMMITVGKAEKAAHASSRFPVSEVTVIDTF, from the coding sequence ATGGAAGCAACACAGAACTCTGTATTACACGTGATGAACGAACGCCATTCCGTGCGGGCGTACGAAAAAGGACATGTGATTTCTGATGCCGAAATCGAAGAAATGCTGGCGGTAACTTCTCAGGCTCCGTCTTCTTGGAACCTGCAGCATTGGAAGTTTCTTATCATCAAGTCAGAGGAAGCCAAGCAAAAAATGCTTCCAATCGCATACAATCAGCAGCAGGTTGTAGATAGTTCGTTTACGGTAGTTGTATTAGGCGATCTAGAAGCTGACAAAAATGCAGAGCGTGTATACGGTGAAGCGGTTGAAAATGGCTTTATGAATGAAGATGTTAAGAATACACTAGTCGGCCAGATCAAAAATGCCTACGCATCTTCTCCGACAATTGCACGAGATGAAGCGATTTTGAATGCTTCTCTGGCGGCTATGCAGCTGATGCTTGCTGCAAAGGCGAAGGGGTATGATACATGCCCAATTGGCGGATTTGATAAACAGCAATGCAAGAAGGCGTTCAATGTGCCGGACCGTTATATTCCGGTTATGATGATTACAGTTGGTAAGGCAGAAAAAGCGGCCCATGCCTCCAGCCGTTTCCCGGTTTCTGAAGTGACGGTTATCGATACGTTCTAA
- a CDS encoding MarR family winged helix-turn-helix transcriptional regulator has translation MPGSIYDSCLFFVAGRLHRAMNKLAEEAFAPLGIAPTYAYVILALKEKPGLTQKELCEQLRISPSTSTRFLDKLVTQKYAVRRNEGKYVELSLTEEGEALHERIQECLRNLYAQYIEVLGQDEAKRLAVEVACACQKLEKST, from the coding sequence ATGCCCGGAAGTATTTATGATTCCTGTCTGTTTTTTGTGGCAGGGCGTCTGCATCGTGCGATGAATAAGCTGGCAGAAGAAGCGTTTGCGCCACTCGGAATTGCGCCCACATATGCGTATGTTATTCTCGCATTGAAAGAGAAGCCTGGCTTGACGCAGAAAGAGCTATGTGAGCAGCTCCGTATTTCGCCCTCAACGAGCACACGTTTTTTGGACAAATTGGTTACACAGAAGTATGCTGTGCGAAGGAATGAGGGAAAATATGTGGAGCTATCGCTGACGGAAGAAGGCGAAGCACTACATGAGCGCATCCAGGAATGTTTGCGTAATCTTTATGCACAGTATATAGAAGTGTTAGGACAGGATGAAGCGAAGCGTTTAGCTGTTGAGGTAGCATGCGCCTGTCAGAAGCTTGAGAAAAGCACATGA
- the ilvA gene encoding threonine ammonia-lyase IlvA — protein MNETAQKVSMEEIIVAHHVLRDVVHKTPLQHNAVLSEKYNCNVYLKREDLQTVRSFKIRGAYNKIRSLTDEELARGVVCASAGNHAQGVAFSCKELQIPGKIFMPTTTPRQKVTQVKLFGGEFVEVILVGDTFDASFAEAMAYCEEQGMTFIHPFDDSKVIAGQGTVGMEIMNEIPEPVDYVFAGIGGGGLVAGVGTYVKSISPQTKVVGVEPAGAPSMQQSFAENKVVTLGQIDKFVDGAAVQQVGQLTYEICRELLDDIVVVPEGKVCTTILELYNQNAIVAEPAGALSIAALEFCKEQIAGKTVVCIISGGNNDIDRMQEIKERSLIYEGLKHYFIINFPQRAGALREFLDEVLGPTDDITRFEYTKKTNKDNGPALVGIELKKPEDYTSLIERLEQKSFSYMEINHNPSLFNLLI, from the coding sequence ATGAACGAAACAGCACAGAAGGTAAGCATGGAAGAGATTATCGTTGCCCATCATGTTTTGCGAGATGTTGTACACAAAACACCGCTGCAGCACAATGCAGTCCTGTCAGAAAAGTACAACTGCAATGTGTATCTTAAACGTGAAGATTTACAAACGGTCCGGTCGTTCAAAATCCGGGGCGCATACAATAAAATTCGCAGTCTGACAGATGAGGAACTCGCGCGCGGGGTTGTGTGTGCGAGTGCGGGTAACCATGCACAGGGAGTGGCGTTTTCCTGCAAGGAGCTACAGATTCCAGGCAAGATTTTCATGCCGACTACGACACCGCGTCAAAAAGTAACGCAGGTGAAGCTGTTTGGTGGAGAGTTCGTTGAAGTGATTCTGGTTGGCGATACATTCGATGCGTCATTTGCAGAAGCGATGGCGTACTGTGAAGAACAGGGCATGACATTTATCCATCCATTTGATGATTCGAAGGTTATTGCGGGCCAGGGAACAGTCGGGATGGAGATTATGAACGAAATACCTGAGCCGGTTGATTATGTGTTTGCAGGCATTGGCGGAGGTGGACTGGTTGCTGGTGTCGGAACATATGTGAAAAGCATTAGCCCACAGACGAAAGTAGTTGGAGTTGAACCGGCGGGTGCACCATCGATGCAGCAGTCGTTTGCGGAAAATAAAGTCGTAACGCTCGGACAGATTGACAAGTTTGTAGACGGAGCAGCCGTTCAGCAGGTTGGGCAGCTGACGTATGAGATCTGCCGGGAGCTTCTTGACGACATCGTAGTCGTACCGGAAGGGAAAGTATGTACGACGATTTTGGAGCTGTATAATCAGAATGCCATCGTCGCAGAGCCGGCGGGAGCTCTGTCGATCGCAGCTCTTGAGTTCTGTAAAGAACAGATTGCAGGCAAGACCGTTGTATGTATTATTAGTGGCGGTAATAATGACATTGACCGGATGCAGGAGATTAAAGAACGCTCTTTGATCTATGAAGGATTGAAGCATTACTTCATTATTAACTTTCCACAACGCGCCGGTGCGCTGCGTGAATTCCTGGATGAAGTGCTTGGACCGACCGATGATATTACGCGATTTGAATATACGAAGAAAACAAACAAAGATAATGGCCCGGCTCTTGTCGGGATTGAGCTGAAAAAGCCAGAAGATTACACGTCGCTTATCGAGCGACTGGAGCAGAAAAGCTTCTCCTATATGGAGATCAATCATAATCCGTCCCTCTTCAATTTGTTGATTTGA
- a CDS encoding ATP-binding cassette domain-containing protein: MLEVQIKKKLTHFTLDVQFVVRDEIVVLFGPSGSGKTTVLNSVAGLVRPDSGRIQLHDTVFFATGQKPMPTRKRKVGYLFQDYALFPHMSVKENIGYGMQSNDMSDVQAILDVLGIQHLFTAYPHEISGGEKQRVALARALATKPDVLLLDEPLSALDEATRLRCQDELLELHRMWKIPILLVTHDTAEAAKLGDRILSIDRGVLTPL; the protein is encoded by the coding sequence ATGCTAGAAGTACAAATAAAGAAGAAGTTGACGCATTTTACGTTAGATGTGCAGTTTGTCGTGCGCGATGAGATTGTTGTGCTGTTCGGTCCGTCTGGCTCCGGGAAGACAACGGTGCTTAATAGCGTTGCAGGTCTTGTTCGGCCAGACTCGGGAAGAATTCAACTGCATGATACGGTGTTTTTTGCGACGGGACAGAAACCAATGCCAACGCGGAAGCGGAAGGTTGGGTATTTGTTTCAGGACTATGCGCTTTTTCCGCATATGTCTGTGAAAGAAAACATAGGCTATGGCATGCAATCGAACGACATGTCCGATGTGCAGGCCATCCTGGATGTACTCGGCATTCAACATCTATTTACGGCATATCCGCATGAGATTTCCGGTGGGGAGAAGCAGCGCGTTGCACTCGCCCGGGCGCTGGCGACGAAGCCGGATGTACTGTTACTCGATGAACCGCTGTCTGCGCTCGATGAAGCGACACGATTGCGCTGTCAGGATGAACTGCTAGAGCTTCATCGGATGTGGAAAATTCCGATTTTGCTCGTCACACATGATACAGCGGAGGCAGCTAAATTAGGTGACCGCATCCTGTCAATTGATCGTGGGGTGTTGACACCGTTGTAG
- the modB gene encoding molybdate ABC transporter permease subunit, producing MNEINIGPLLLSIKVAGISTIIVFLTGTVLARLLARRQFPGKSIVESLFLLPMVLPPTVVGFGLLVLFGKNGWIGAWLADWFDIQVVFNWIGAVLASIVVSFPLMYQSASAAFQTVDDRLEQAARTMGASEWRVFRTITFPLAWPGILAGSVLSFARGLGEFGATLMIAGYIPGKTDTIPLAIYFAVEAGDMKTAWTWVIVIAALGFSALMWLNYWSRKTMRRYMSRAK from the coding sequence ATGAATGAAATAAACATAGGCCCGCTTCTTTTATCCATAAAAGTAGCGGGCATTTCTACCATTATCGTATTTCTCACAGGAACCGTGCTCGCCCGCCTTCTTGCTCGCCGCCAGTTTCCGGGCAAAAGTATCGTGGAGTCGCTGTTTTTACTGCCGATGGTGCTGCCGCCAACTGTGGTCGGGTTTGGCTTGCTCGTCTTGTTTGGCAAGAATGGATGGATTGGTGCATGGCTTGCGGATTGGTTCGACATCCAGGTTGTATTTAACTGGATCGGTGCGGTGTTGGCATCTATTGTCGTTTCTTTTCCGCTTATGTATCAATCGGCTTCAGCGGCTTTTCAAACGGTGGATGATCGGCTGGAGCAGGCGGCGCGTACGATGGGAGCATCAGAATGGCGGGTGTTTCGCACAATTACGTTTCCGCTGGCATGGCCGGGTATTTTGGCTGGTTCGGTTCTCTCATTTGCTCGTGGCCTTGGTGAGTTCGGTGCGACGTTGATGATTGCAGGCTACATTCCGGGTAAGACCGATACAATACCGCTGGCGATTTATTTTGCAGTAGAAGCCGGGGATATGAAGACGGCATGGACCTGGGTGATTGTAATTGCGGCGCTTGGCTTTAGTGCCCTTATGTGGCTCAACTACTGGAGCCGCAAGACGATGCGTCGTTATATGAGTCGAGCTAAGTAA
- the modA gene encoding molybdate ABC transporter substrate-binding protein, with protein MHKKVISIIMMVALVIMVTACSPQQKAEPVKKTEITISAAASLKDALTELKPKFEQGHLDITLTYSFGGSGKLAQQIEQGAPADVFLSASKKDMDKLNDKKLLAAQTRTDFARNELVLIVPEGSTGAIDSFEKLGTAPLTHLAVGEPQSVPAGRYSQELFNALGLSAKVKNKLVFGSDVRQVLSYVESGSAEAGIVYATDARVSKKVKVVATANPKWHKPIVYPAAVLAGSSHAEQAQEFLAYLTGPEGKATLKTYGFQ; from the coding sequence ATGCACAAAAAGGTTATTTCGATCATAATGATGGTGGCTCTCGTCATTATGGTAACAGCGTGTTCTCCGCAACAAAAAGCAGAGCCGGTGAAAAAGACGGAAATCACGATTTCTGCTGCTGCCAGTCTTAAAGATGCACTTACGGAGTTAAAACCGAAATTCGAGCAAGGGCATCTTGATATTACATTGACGTACAGCTTTGGTGGGTCAGGTAAGCTAGCCCAACAGATTGAACAGGGCGCGCCGGCCGATGTCTTTTTGTCTGCCAGTAAAAAGGATATGGATAAGCTGAATGATAAGAAATTACTTGCAGCTCAGACACGTACAGACTTTGCCCGCAACGAGCTTGTCTTAATTGTACCAGAAGGAAGTACAGGAGCGATTGATTCGTTTGAGAAGCTTGGCACAGCTCCGCTAACTCATCTTGCGGTAGGAGAGCCACAAAGTGTGCCAGCCGGGCGCTATTCACAGGAATTGTTTAATGCACTCGGGTTATCAGCCAAGGTGAAAAATAAGCTGGTATTTGGCAGTGACGTTCGCCAGGTGCTGTCGTATGTAGAGTCCGGCAGTGCGGAAGCGGGGATCGTATACGCGACAGATGCACGTGTATCGAAAAAAGTAAAAGTTGTTGCAACGGCGAATCCGAAGTGGCATAAGCCAATCGTATATCCAGCCGCTGTGCTGGCAGGCTCGTCCCATGCTGAGCAAGCGCAGGAATTTCTCGCATACTTGACGGGTCCAGAAGGAAAAGCTACGCTAAAAACATATGGATTCCAATAA
- a CDS encoding substrate-binding domain-containing protein, which produces MSDISYTTEEIASLLKVSKLTVYDLIKKGDLIAYRVGRQMRVDAADLEAYKQRARGGVPSIRSEQPPSHSSVSTSDRDVVISGQDMALDILTRHLEGHDGIRPLRSYTGSLNGLMAMYRGEAHIVSTHLWDGDTGEYNIPYVRKILVSHHYTVVNLVSRQAGLYVQKGNPKKITGWSDLERGDISIVNREKGSGARVLLDEQLRLHRIASSDVHGYQNEESSHLGVAGAVASGCADTGVGIEKVAYVVGVDFIPLIQERYDLVILKTPNNTMLLDNLLRTLQSPAFQNEITAIGGYDLTHTGKILYENE; this is translated from the coding sequence ATGAGTGATATTTCGTATACCACAGAAGAAATCGCCTCTCTCTTAAAAGTGTCCAAACTTACCGTATATGATTTGATCAAAAAAGGGGATCTGATCGCGTATCGAGTCGGACGACAGATGCGGGTAGATGCAGCTGATCTCGAAGCGTACAAGCAGCGGGCACGGGGCGGAGTCCCATCCATCCGATCAGAGCAACCGCCATCGCATTCTAGTGTCAGCACTTCGGATCGCGATGTTGTCATTAGCGGGCAGGATATGGCTCTCGATATTTTGACACGCCACCTGGAAGGACATGATGGAATCCGTCCACTTCGCTCTTATACCGGAAGCTTAAATGGCCTGATGGCGATGTACCGGGGAGAAGCTCATATCGTGAGCACTCATCTGTGGGATGGGGATACAGGCGAATACAACATTCCATATGTACGCAAGATTCTGGTCAGCCACCACTATACTGTTGTCAATCTTGTATCCCGTCAGGCGGGCCTGTATGTACAAAAAGGGAATCCAAAAAAAATAACTGGGTGGAGTGATCTGGAGCGCGGCGACATCTCGATTGTCAATCGCGAGAAAGGCTCAGGAGCACGTGTTCTTCTTGATGAGCAGCTGCGTCTGCATCGCATTGCGTCATCTGATGTACACGGCTATCAAAATGAGGAGTCCAGCCATTTAGGAGTTGCCGGGGCAGTCGCCAGCGGATGCGCGGATACGGGAGTGGGCATTGAAAAAGTAGCGTATGTGGTCGGCGTGGACTTTATCCCTCTCATTCAAGAGCGGTATGATCTGGTGATACTCAAAACACCGAACAATACGATGCTGCTAGACAATTTGCTTCGGACACTACAAAGTCCCGCTTTTCAGAACGAAATCACAGCAATCGGGGGATATGATCTGACCCATACCGGTAAAATATTGTATGAAAACGAGTAA
- a CDS encoding YbaK/EbsC family protein: protein MAIERVREFLKKHDAAIEPIVYEEKMHTSEEAARVLGVEIGQIAKSILFRTNDDAYGLFVASGDIRIDSKKVKSLIGGKKQKMASAEEVEEVTGFKPGAVCPFALQQEIPIYIDELLHRFDVVYTAAGIPESLLPISPQKLVQITQGSTVKLAKEE from the coding sequence ATGGCTATTGAGCGAGTACGAGAATTTCTTAAAAAGCATGATGCTGCTATTGAGCCGATTGTATATGAGGAGAAAATGCATACGTCGGAAGAGGCTGCCCGCGTTTTAGGAGTAGAGATTGGCCAAATTGCCAAGTCCATTTTATTTCGAACGAATGACGATGCGTATGGTTTATTTGTAGCATCAGGTGATATTCGAATCGACTCCAAAAAGGTAAAATCACTTATTGGTGGAAAAAAGCAAAAAATGGCCTCTGCTGAGGAAGTAGAAGAGGTGACGGGTTTTAAGCCGGGTGCTGTTTGTCCGTTTGCCTTACAACAGGAGATCCCGATTTATATTGATGAATTATTACATCGTTTTGACGTGGTTTATACAGCAGCGGGCATTCCAGAATCGCTTTTGCCTATTTCTCCGCAAAAACTCGTGCAGATTACCCAGGGAAGTACAGTGAAATTAGCTAAAGAAGAATAG
- a CDS encoding trans-sulfuration enzyme family protein — MLTHTVDAYDENSSFGTRLIHAQTGIAEPYGAVNVPVYQVSTFDQRALAGEGAFDYSRSGNPTRKALENTIAQLEGGYAGFAFASGMAAISSVFCLLNQGDKVLISRDIYGGTYRVLTRLFPRFGIEPQFVDMTDLEAVAASITPETRMIFIETPSNPLMKITDIAAVSAIARQYGILTVVDNTFMTPYLQKPLALGADIVVHSATKYIGGHSDVVGGLVVVAAEDLAEEIYFVQNSFGAILGPQDSWLLLRGLKTLKIRLDQHQATALALARWLSEQPQIERVYYPGLADHPDHELATRQASGFGGIVSFEFRTEEEAESFLERTKIPALAVSLGAVESILTHPIRMSHASIPEEVRRAIGITGKLVRLSVGLEEAADLQADFTQALSLSNSPSLR, encoded by the coding sequence ATGCTTACTCATACTGTTGACGCTTATGATGAAAATTCGTCGTTTGGCACACGGCTCATCCATGCTCAGACAGGAATTGCGGAGCCGTATGGTGCGGTAAACGTTCCGGTGTACCAGGTTTCGACATTTGATCAACGGGCACTAGCGGGAGAGGGAGCGTTTGATTATTCCCGATCCGGCAACCCGACTCGCAAAGCATTGGAGAATACGATTGCGCAGCTGGAAGGTGGGTATGCAGGGTTCGCGTTCGCATCCGGGATGGCGGCAATCTCCTCTGTATTTTGTTTGTTGAATCAGGGGGATAAGGTGCTGATCTCCCGTGATATTTATGGCGGTACGTATCGGGTGCTGACTCGGTTGTTTCCACGCTTTGGCATTGAGCCGCAGTTCGTTGATATGACGGACCTGGAGGCAGTGGCGGCTTCAATCACGCCAGAGACACGAATGATTTTTATTGAAACACCGTCCAATCCACTGATGAAAATTACCGATATTGCTGCTGTATCGGCAATTGCCAGGCAGTATGGGATTCTAACGGTAGTGGATAACACGTTTATGACCCCGTATTTGCAGAAGCCGCTTGCGCTTGGAGCGGATATTGTGGTGCATAGTGCGACCAAATACATTGGGGGGCACAGTGATGTGGTGGGTGGTCTTGTGGTTGTAGCTGCGGAAGATCTGGCGGAGGAGATATATTTTGTGCAGAATTCGTTCGGTGCCATTCTTGGCCCGCAGGATTCATGGCTCTTACTTCGCGGATTGAAGACGTTAAAAATCCGGCTTGACCAGCACCAGGCGACAGCGCTTGCGCTAGCTCGCTGGCTTTCGGAACAGCCGCAAATTGAACGGGTGTATTATCCGGGGCTTGCTGATCATCCGGATCATGAGTTAGCGACGCGGCAGGCATCTGGGTTTGGCGGGATTGTTTCGTTTGAATTCCGTACAGAGGAAGAGGCGGAATCGTTTCTGGAACGGACGAAAATCCCGGCACTTGCGGTGAGTCTCGGAGCAGTGGAGAGTATTTTGACGCATCCGATTCGCATGTCACATGCAAGCATTCCGGAAGAAGTGCGTCGTGCGATCGGGATTACAGGTAAGCTTGTCCGCCTTTCGGTCGGGCTGGAAGAAGCGGCAGATTTGCAGGCTGATTTTACTCAGGCGCTTTCTCTATCAAATTCACCCTCCCTTAGGTAA
- a CDS encoding trans-sulfuration enzyme family protein: MHIETELVRAGIGRDPQTGAVSPPIYQVATFAHPKLGESTGYDYSRTANPTRTVLEDAAARLEKGAVASAFASGMAAVTAVLHLFAPGDHLIVTEDLYGGTYRVLREVLNVYGVQASFVDTSNLKEVEAAIQSDTKGIFIETPTNPLMKISDIPCVVALAKAHGLLTIVDNTFMTPYLQKPLELGADIVIHSASKYLGGHNDVIAGLVVTKDEKLGERIRFIQNAIGAILGPQDSWLLLRGLKTLALRMERQQYNAQVIAEWLCKQPQIEAVYYPGLENHEGYEVNRKQASGAGGMLSFTVKEEELVSYLLENLKLVTFAESLGGVESLITFPARQTHADIPEETRKQLGISDRLLRLSVGIENVDDILADIKEVLHAYSYC; this comes from the coding sequence ATGCATATTGAAACAGAGTTAGTGCGAGCAGGTATCGGAAGAGATCCGCAGACAGGGGCGGTTAGCCCACCGATTTATCAGGTGGCGACATTTGCTCATCCAAAGCTTGGGGAGAGCACAGGATATGATTATTCCCGAACGGCCAATCCGACCCGAACTGTTCTGGAGGATGCAGCGGCCAGATTGGAGAAGGGGGCAGTTGCTTCGGCGTTTGCTTCCGGTATGGCAGCGGTAACGGCTGTGCTACATCTGTTTGCGCCGGGTGATCATTTGATCGTAACGGAAGATTTGTACGGGGGTACGTATCGTGTGCTTCGAGAAGTGCTGAATGTGTATGGGGTGCAGGCGAGCTTTGTTGATACGAGTAACCTGAAAGAGGTTGAGGCAGCTATTCAGTCAGACACAAAAGGGATTTTTATTGAAACCCCAACCAATCCATTGATGAAAATAAGTGATATTCCCTGTGTAGTCGCGCTGGCGAAGGCACACGGGTTGTTAACGATTGTAGACAATACATTTATGACGCCGTATTTACAGAAACCGCTTGAGCTTGGTGCAGACATTGTCATTCACAGCGCTTCTAAATATCTTGGTGGACATAATGATGTGATTGCTGGTCTGGTCGTGACGAAGGATGAGAAGTTAGGTGAGCGAATTAGATTCATTCAGAATGCGATAGGAGCCATTCTTGGTCCGCAGGATTCATGGCTGTTGCTGCGCGGATTGAAAACGCTGGCGCTGCGCATGGAGCGGCAGCAGTATAATGCACAGGTGATTGCCGAGTGGCTTTGTAAACAACCGCAGATCGAGGCCGTGTATTATCCGGGGCTTGAAAATCATGAGGGGTATGAAGTGAACCGGAAGCAGGCATCCGGTGCAGGCGGCATGCTGTCGTTTACAGTGAAGGAAGAGGAACTTGTTTCATACTTGCTGGAAAATCTGAAGCTTGTCACATTTGCCGAAAGCCTCGGTGGTGTAGAGAGTCTAATTACATTTCCAGCACGTCAGACACATGCAGACATTCCCGAAGAGACAAGAAAGCAGCTTGGTATCTCAGACCGCTTGCTTCGTCTGTCGGTCGGTATTGAAAATGTAGACGATATTCTCGCGGATATAAAGGAGGTCCTTCATGCTTACTCATACTGTTGA
- a CDS encoding class F sortase yields the protein MRILTCLLLIAIFFFPCSTIDAHTSKAFVPVRIEIPQIKLKAAVEPVSVLANGQMGVPPSFEKVGILTPWTKPGEPGNAVIAGHFDHYTGPAIFYRLRELKRGDKIFLYNRKNDKLVFTVKNVESFMTKKAPLERIFGPSSNAQLNLITCSGKFNKKTREHTQRLVVFAEISP from the coding sequence ATGAGAATCCTAACCTGTCTTCTCTTGATCGCTATTTTTTTCTTTCCTTGCTCAACGATTGACGCCCATACTTCAAAAGCATTTGTACCCGTTCGTATCGAAATACCTCAGATTAAACTTAAAGCTGCTGTAGAACCTGTCTCCGTACTGGCAAATGGACAAATGGGGGTCCCACCTTCCTTTGAAAAAGTAGGCATTCTCACGCCTTGGACAAAGCCAGGTGAACCAGGCAATGCTGTGATTGCGGGACACTTCGACCACTATACAGGACCGGCTATATTTTATCGCCTAAGGGAATTAAAACGTGGTGATAAAATTTTTTTATACAACAGGAAAAATGACAAGCTTGTTTTTACTGTTAAAAATGTAGAATCATTTATGACCAAAAAAGCACCTTTAGAAAGAATATTCGGGCCCTCATCCAACGCTCAATTAAATTTAATTACTTGTAGTGGTAAATTTAATAAAAAAACACGTGAACATACCCAACGTCTTGTTGTGTTTGCTGAAATTTCCCCGTAA
- a CDS encoding amino acid permease produces the protein MEKTQQAQLQKQLKTRHITMISIGGIIGAGLFVGSGAVLNSTGPGAVLSYAVAGLLVVLLMRMLGEMALVNPDSGSFATYARLAIGPWAGYTIGWLYWFFWVITIAIEATAGGAIVHGWFPAIPIWAWSLILTFLLTLTNIFSVKSFGEFEYWFSMIKVVAIIAFMGIGLTIILGFFPGVHSPGMSNFTGHGGFMPLGTSSIFVGIVTVVFSYFGAEIAAIAAGESENPEKAVVVAIKSVVWRVLLFYIGSVTILAFLLPWDSTELLKSPYVTMLDMVGIKAGAQIMNVVVLTSVLSCLNSALYSNSRMLYALAKRGDAPRALLKLNKHGVPVLAVFASTVAAYICAIFSFVSPGKLFLFLVNSSGAIALLVYLAIAISQLRLRRQTERENPEKLKMKMWMFPYLTYVVIVAVVGILISMAFIESVRSQLYLTLLLAAFVVLSYFITGKKHSAPEPALIDGVDPAQDK, from the coding sequence ATGGAGAAAACACAACAAGCTCAACTTCAAAAGCAGCTTAAGACAAGACATATTACGATGATCTCCATCGGGGGCATTATTGGTGCCGGTCTTTTCGTTGGTAGTGGTGCTGTTCTTAACTCAACAGGTCCTGGTGCAGTTCTTTCTTATGCTGTTGCCGGTTTGCTTGTAGTACTGCTTATGCGCATGCTTGGAGAAATGGCGCTCGTAAACCCGGACAGTGGTTCATTCGCCACATACGCACGACTGGCAATCGGACCGTGGGCTGGCTATACAATCGGATGGCTGTACTGGTTCTTCTGGGTTATTACCATCGCAATTGAAGCAACCGCGGGTGGCGCAATCGTACACGGCTGGTTCCCAGCTATACCGATCTGGGCCTGGAGTCTAATTCTCACATTCTTGCTAACGCTTACAAATATTTTTTCTGTTAAATCATTTGGTGAATTCGAATACTGGTTCTCCATGATTAAAGTTGTTGCTATCATCGCATTCATGGGCATTGGCCTTACCATTATTCTTGGTTTTTTCCCAGGCGTTCACTCTCCTGGTATGTCGAACTTCACAGGACACGGCGGCTTCATGCCACTTGGAACTAGTTCGATCTTTGTTGGGATCGTAACGGTTGTCTTCTCATACTTCGGAGCTGAAATCGCTGCCATCGCGGCAGGCGAGTCCGAAAACCCTGAAAAAGCCGTTGTCGTTGCAATTAAAAGCGTTGTCTGGCGTGTTCTATTATTCTATATCGGTTCTGTTACCATCCTTGCGTTCCTGCTTCCGTGGGACTCAACTGAATTGCTGAAAAGCCCATACGTAACGATGCTCGATATGGTAGGAATTAAGGCGGGCGCTCAAATCATGAACGTCGTTGTTCTAACATCTGTACTATCCTGCCTGAACTCAGCACTGTATTCGAACTCACGTATGCTGTACGCTCTGGCGAAACGTGGAGATGCTCCACGTGCACTCCTTAAATTGAACAAGCATGGTGTTCCGGTTCTTGCTGTATTTGCCAGCACAGTCGCTGCCTACATCTGTGCGATCTTCAGTTTTGTGTCACCAGGCAAGCTGTTCCTGTTCCTTGTAAACTCATCAGGTGCGATTGCGCTGCTTGTATACTTAGCTATTGCAATCTCTCAGCTTCGTCTACGCCGCCAAACAGAACGTGAAAATCCAGAAAAACTGAAAATGAAAATGTGGATGTTCCCATATCTGACTTACGTGGTAATTGTCGCTGTTGTCGGCATTCTCATTTCCATGGCCTTCATCGAATCTGTACGTTCACAGCTGTACCTGACTTTATTGCTTGCAGCATTTGTAGTACTTTCTTATTTTATCACCGGCAAGAAACATTCAGCCCCGGAACCAGCCCTGATCGATGGGGTAGATCCGGCTCAAGATAAATAA